From the genome of Labeo rohita strain BAU-BD-2019 chromosome 12, IGBB_LRoh.1.0, whole genome shotgun sequence:
ttattattattctttatgaCATTCGTATGCAAGTTCAATGGGCAGAGTAGGCTAATACAGTGTTTACTCAAGTCACGTAGTGAACTAATAAGAAATGACAACATCAAATACGACTTGGATGTTAATGCAGCAGAATAGTCAATGCAATCTGAATTTAACACCTTTATTTTGGCAGGTGGCAGCTTTATTCTTAACCCTGTGCTTGATGTGTGGAACATCGaaaaatattctgtaaaaaaCCGAAGAAAAGCCGGACGAAATGCGTCTGCACTGCGTATTAATGTGAGAGGCGCGTGCACGCGAGCGGGTAAGATTTTCACGGGGGGTCGGATTTCGGTACAACACCGGCGTTGCCCGGTGCAGCTGTGATACACCTGAAACCAGAATACATAGAAACTTCCTGTCGGCGCGTTATTTGAGTGGTGAGCgcgcacacatatacacacacacacaaacatacacttaAAAAAGGGTTTCGCtcatccaattaaaaaaattagggtaatggttcacatctatattttataacttgagccaatgagaaataaatgatttgcactaaacaatatttctatgaaaactgttttattaaacctggcatgaaagtatatttttcttgttgaagaaagtcaattaatttaaattctagttttgatTTCTTAAGATCTCAGCAAAAGAGGATTAAAGTCAGTTgtagtaattaaaatatagatgtgaaccattaccctatttttctttttaaattggatgaatgagaaaaaaaatttaatctaatttttttttttaattggataaatgaaaacatttttcagtgtatttggtcatatttgagaaaaaagtcgagTGGTTTGCGTCACCGGATGTAGCTGTCATCGGtcatttaacatgttgtaaAACAGCTGACTAATATGAAGTGATTTGCAGCTTCCATTTACAACATTAAACTGATGCTTCAGCCAAAACACGCGCTGTGCTTCTGTAAACCCCGCAGACTCTGATTTGATTGGtcagttattttattcagttatttgGACATTGACGAGCGCTGAAGCACCGCAGGCTGAAAACACAACTTTTAAAGGTTTTTGTCATCGCAACAAGAGCGCTGTGTAACGGTGTGCGACTGATTAGTGCAAACGTGACTTTTCAGCGGCTCAGGGCGGGGCCAGACTATAAATATTAATGACGTAATGTAACGTAGGTCGTCTGTGATTTGCGCTAAGCGCATGCGCGTTCGCTGTCACAGCAGCTGGACCGACGCGTCTGTTTTCCAATGTAAATACACCGCTTCACCCACCTTCTGCACGCGACTTTCCCTGGAGCTTTTGTGAAAAAGTCTGTGATTTTGCGCGTTCCTGTGTTCGCGTCAGGATCTGAGACCAGAACAGAACCGGTTCGTCGGGGTTCGTTCGCGGACTTTTTCTCTGAGGTGAGCGGGATTTCCTCTCCGTCAGACGCTGCTGTGGTTGGTGGCGGGACGGTAAACGGATCCGTGCCCCCCGGGGATCCCTGGTTCCGTGAACTCTCCTCGGACTCCTCAGGTTCgggatgatgatggtgatgagaGCTTTTCTGGGTCACGGCGGGCTTCAGCCAGTCATGCAGAGTCCGGAAGCTTTTGCATCTGGAGTCTCTCGCCGGCACCTGTGGGCCCCTCTGGAGTTTAGATGAATCTTCAGGACGATCCGAGCACGCAGGAGCCGTTTTCTGTGGTATTTCTACATCGTCGGTCCTGTTTCATAGAAATAAACAGCCAGTAGTTACAACACACTCGATAAAATACTCTTTCAGACTGAACTGAGCGTTTTGGAGCAGTAAGGCTGAAGGGCAGGTGAATCGTGCTCTGGATCGGAGTGATTTTACCTTCCTGGATGAAGCGATTCACACTCCAGCTTTTGGCGCTTCCTGAGCGGCTCGCGGTCTGACATCACTCACACATTCAATTACGAACATCAGTGCGCAGAATGTCAATGTCATGCAGTGACGAGGATCACATTTGTGAACGTACGACAGATAATAACACTGTAAAACAACGATCCCGTGTCAGAGTTATTATTTTGCTGCTGGATCAAACTTCCAGTGAAAGTTTTAAACGGAGACATTCAGCGCAGTTGTTCATGTGCACGAATCACACTTCCTGTTTTCATGACGTCAAACGCCGGTAGCCAATCAGCGGCCGATGTTCGGCGAGTGGGCGGGGTCTGCGCGCACATTTGCGCACAGGCTCATCTGAAGCGCCGGTCAGAAGCACGTGACGTCGGCTGAAGTCGGTCTGTCTCCGTATGTCTCCCGCAGCTGCGTGTCTGTGCGTCCTGTGCGGTTTACCGGCGGCCGGTAAGTCCCGCCTGGCGGGGGAGCTGCGGGGTCGCGCACAGGCCCGTGGATGGAGGACGCTGCTCGTGACGTATGACGAACTGATCCCAGCGCGCGACTGGCAGGAGGTTTGTCTTTCATGGCGTTGTGAACGTGTTATGGTGTCTCTTTACAGTGTGCTGTGATGATGCTAAGtagcaggtgtgtgtgtgtaatgacgTTGGTATTACAATGTAAATCATGTCCTCATAGAGCAAATAACACACTAAACTTGTTTTTTTAGGTATCTGTGAGTTATGCTGATTggacattttgttaataaattgtattgtgCCCAATGGAATAAAACATCATcccacataataaatattattgattAAATTCAGGCTTTTATTCCATCAGAATCAGTGAGATCAGCAGAATATGAATGTGAGTCATTGATTTGTTGGCTGTGGATCTTTTGCTCTTAGAAGCACTAAAGATGCCGTTCTGCCACCATTATATGCGTGAGCTGCGGTGTTTGTGAATGCTGGGATCGGTCTGTTGATCTGAGCGTGTCAAAATAGGCAAAAAACTGGCATGAGATATCTTTATGGGAGCTTTTTATAATTGTTCCTGAATCGCTCTGTTAGTGTTAGTTCACAcagattgtgtttgtgtgttcaaaAACTGCTGGGAAAGGAACAAAACAGAAGTTGCGTTGATATTTTTAgatcaacatttactaatgcatctAGATACCTGTgttctgttgtgtttgtgtgaacgGCCCCTGACACTGCCTTTAATCCACAGCtggtgtgtgttgtgtttttcagTCTGAATGGAAGCAGCACAGGAGGACAGTTCTGATGTGTCTGGAGAGATTCCTGCATCAGACCCACGAACTCTCAGATCAGACTCTCACGCTCTCCGAGGCTGACGGAGTCTGGTTGCGGTTCGAGCAGATGCGGCAGCGGCAGAGCGTCTCTCACACGCTCGTGCGCTCGCAGCCGCTCGTGGTCGTGCTGGACGATAACTTCTACTACCAGAGCATGAGATACCAGATCCAGCGGCTGGCCAGAAAACGTACGTGCAGTTTGTGTTTGTCTGAGAGCTGAATGATATAAATACGGTTCAAGCGCTGACATTGCGACGGCGTTTGTTCTCGAGGACAGACGCCGTGGGTTTCTGTCAGGTGTTTCTCCGGTGTCCGCCGCACGTGTGTCTCCAGAGGAACCGGTGCAGATCTCAGCCTGTTCCCGATGAAGTTCTGCTGCAGATGTGTGAGCGAATGGAGCCTCCGAACGAGATCAGAAACCCCTGGGAGCGGCAGAGCCTGACGCTGGACGGCACAGACGTCGTCGCAGACGGACACGTGTAGGTCAAACACGCTGATGTGACGTCTGTGGTGTCTTTCTGCTGCTCAGATGATGTCGGGAGCTCCTGTAGGAAGGAGATTCAGTTCATAATTAGTTTATTCCTCTTTTTTTGTCTTGAAGACAGAAGCTGATGGACTTACTGGCGTCTGCGCTGGAAAACCCACTGAGCCCGGTCCAGGACGAGTCGCCGCAGAAGGTAACCGCACGTTCgtgttcatttttgtgctttgGCCTTTTTTATAAAAACTCTCGTCACATGTGTCGGCCTCCATCTCTCGCTGATCtcccgtctctctctctgttttaggAGGCTGACAGACAGATTTGCGCGTCCAGCGTTCTTCACCAGGCCGATCAGACCTGCAGACGTTCGGTTTCTCAGGCGGTGACGTCTGCTCGCGGTACGGAGTTCAGACACGTTTGCGATCATGTTTGCACTGATTCGTGTTGGTGGAAACCACTGTTGAGCATTTTCTGATCCACTCACGATCCGTGTGTTTATTCAGCGTTTGAGACGTTTCATTTGCAGCTGCATCAGTGGAAATGTTCGTGATGAAATGCTGCTGTGTGTCTCGTCACAGAAGGCCAGGCGTCTCCAGACGTGCTGAAGGCTCTGGCTAAAGAGCTGAATGAGCTGAAGACGGCTTTCCTGCAGGAGCTGAAGAAGGACGTTCTTCACCGAGTCTCCGTTTTCCCAGAGGAGCCCGTCGATACGGAGAAGCTGCTGATGGACGTGTCTGCGGCGTTCCAGCGACGATCACACCAGATTGTGTCCAAACACCAGCGAAACGTGACTGACGGATGACCGATCGTCTTCAGCACGCCTTTGACTGctgataataaatcaaactATGATCACATCTTTCTGATGGACTTGTGATTGTGCATGAGATGTTATTTTCCAGTATTGTTTCTGTAAATGCGTCTGTCCATGACTCGTTCTTGCTGTCACTGATTTTCATTTGAAGATCCatgatattgtttgtttttcttaacaAAGATGGAGATTGCAGTTCTGTATATTAAATCAACATGATTAATGAATCGCAGAAATCTGATTTCAATAAGATTGTGGTTATTGACAGTACTACCCTATAATTAATGTCATCACAGTCACGCTGACAGACTGATCCATATTAAATTGAAGTTGATTATTAGTGACATCATGAGTTTGCTGGTTCACCTTTTCACTCGTTTGACTGATGTaatacgtgtgtgtgtatttaatttgacgatttaatacatttatgttagcataaaaagatttaaaaaaaaaaagtatataaaatatgtaaaataaaaataagatgtaGCTTGAATCTAAAAATGcgttcaaaaaataaaaaagaatatttttatagaatattttTGAGATATCAAATTCACTCTGAGCCacgttataaaatatatacggACAATACAGAAGGTTCAACTGAATAAAACAGCTGATGTTGCAAATACAACCTTTggatattttgttttctgtacgtcaataatgcatctttttttttttttttttttttttttggctatataatgcataattaattgatACATTTCTCAGATTATCGTGCGTTTACGGAGTTTGAAGTGTCTGCGTTTTGTTCCGATTTATGAGAAACACTTTTC
Proteins encoded in this window:
- the LOC127173951 gene encoding L-seryl-tRNA(Sec) kinase isoform X1; protein product: MSPAAACLCVLCGLPAAGKSRLAGELRGRAQARGWRTLLVTYDELIPARDWQESEWKQHRRTVLMCLERFLHQTHELSDQTLTLSEADGVWLRFEQMRQRQSVSHTLVRSQPLVVVLDDNFYYQSMRYQIQRLARKHAVGFCQVFLRCPPHVCLQRNRCRSQPVPDEVLLQMCERMEPPNEIRNPWERQSLTLDGTDVVADGHVQKLMDLLASALENPLSPVQDESPQKEADRQICASSVLHQADQTCRRSVSQAVTSAREGQASPDVLKALAKELNELKTAFLQELKKDVLHRVSVFPEEPVDTEKLLMDVSAAFQRRSHQIVSKHQRNVTDG
- the LOC127173951 gene encoding L-seryl-tRNA(Sec) kinase isoform X2; its protein translation is MSPAAACLCVLCGLPAAGKSRLAGELRGRAQARGWRTLLVTYDELIPARDWQESEWKQHRRTVLMCLERFLHQTHELSDQTLTLSEADGVWLRFEQMRQRQSVSHTLVRSQPLVVVLDDNFYYQSMRYQIQRLARKHAVGFCQVFLRCPPHVCLQRNRCRSQPVPDEVLLQMCERMEPPNEIRNPWERQSLTLDGTDVVADGHVQKLMDLLASALENPLSPVQDESPQKEADRQICASSVLHQADQTCRRSVSQAVTSARGQASPDVLKALAKELNELKTAFLQELKKDVLHRVSVFPEEPVDTEKLLMDVSAAFQRRSHQIVSKHQRNVTDG
- the LOC127173951 gene encoding L-seryl-tRNA(Sec) kinase isoform X3, whose amino-acid sequence is MCLERFLHQTHELSDQTLTLSEADGVWLRFEQMRQRQSVSHTLVRSQPLVVVLDDNFYYQSMRYQIQRLARKHAVGFCQVFLRCPPHVCLQRNRCRSQPVPDEVLLQMCERMEPPNEIRNPWERQSLTLDGTDVVADGHVQKLMDLLASALENPLSPVQDESPQKEADRQICASSVLHQADQTCRRSVSQAVTSAREGQASPDVLKALAKELNELKTAFLQELKKDVLHRVSVFPEEPVDTEKLLMDVSAAFQRRSHQIVSKHQRNVTDG